The Streptomyces sp. NBC_01689 genome includes a window with the following:
- a CDS encoding ArsR/SmtB family transcription factor gives MSKQEGELTGQEGDGACCQGLTSAPLAADRAVELAKVFKALGDPVRLRLLSMVASREGGEVCVCELTPAFELSQPTISHHLKLLRQAGLIDCERRGTWVYYWVLPGVLDRLGAFLTTPEPVGAIA, from the coding sequence ATGTCGAAACAAGAGGGCGAGCTGACGGGCCAGGAGGGGGACGGTGCCTGCTGTCAGGGACTGACCTCGGCCCCGCTGGCCGCGGACCGGGCCGTCGAACTGGCGAAGGTGTTCAAGGCGCTGGGTGACCCGGTGCGGCTGCGGCTGCTCTCGATGGTCGCCTCGCGGGAGGGCGGCGAGGTGTGCGTCTGTGAGCTGACGCCCGCGTTCGAGCTGTCGCAGCCGACGATCTCCCACCATCTCAAGCTGCTCCGCCAGGCCGGACTCATCGACTGCGAACGGCGTGGGACCTGGGTCTACTACTGGGTGCTCCCCGGCGTGCTGGACCGGCTGGGCGCGTTCCTGACCACTCCTGAGCCCGTGGGGGCGATCGCGTGA
- a CDS encoding aquaporin, with product MSVSLGRRAAAELVGTAVLVAVVVGSGIQATELSRDVGVQLLANSLATVFGLAVLITLFGPVSGAHFNPVVTLAAWFTGRRSGDGTTAREGAAYVLAQIVGAIGGAVLADAMFAQPLVRWSAHDRSAGHLWLGETVATAGLVLLVLGLARTGRAHLASAAVPSYVGAAYWFTSSTSFANPAVTVGRAFTGTFAGIAPASVAPFITAQLVGAAAGLGLLALVFGRTAPAATAAVVAHGGAEPAPSAP from the coding sequence GTGAGCGTCTCGCTCGGACGGCGTGCGGCGGCCGAGCTGGTGGGGACCGCCGTGCTGGTCGCGGTGGTGGTCGGGTCCGGGATCCAGGCGACGGAGCTGTCGCGGGACGTCGGCGTGCAGCTGCTCGCGAACTCGCTCGCCACCGTCTTCGGCCTGGCGGTGCTGATCACGCTGTTCGGGCCGGTCTCGGGGGCCCACTTCAACCCGGTCGTCACCCTGGCCGCCTGGTTCACCGGTCGGAGGAGCGGTGACGGGACGACCGCACGCGAAGGTGCCGCGTACGTCCTCGCCCAGATCGTGGGCGCGATCGGCGGCGCGGTGCTGGCTGACGCGATGTTCGCCCAACCGCTGGTGAGGTGGTCCGCGCACGACCGTTCCGCCGGCCATCTGTGGCTGGGCGAGACCGTGGCCACGGCCGGGCTGGTCCTGCTGGTCCTCGGCCTGGCCCGGACCGGTCGCGCCCATCTCGCGTCGGCCGCGGTGCCGTCCTACGTCGGGGCCGCGTACTGGTTCACGTCCTCGACGTCGTTCGCGAATCCGGCGGTGACCGTCGGCCGGGCCTTCACCGGCACGTTCGCGGGAATCGCCCCCGCCTCCGTCGCCCCGTTCATCACCGCGCAACTGGTCGGTGCCGCCGCCGGGCTGGGTCTGCTGGCGCTGGTGTTCGGCCGAACGGCACCCGCCGCGACAGCTGCCGTCGTCGCGCACGGTGGGGCCGAACCCGCTCCGTCCGCTCCCTGA
- a CDS encoding arsenate reductase ArsC: protein MSTATPRPSVLFVCVHNAGRSQMAAAFLTHLAGDRVEVRSAGSAPAGTVNPAVVDAMEEVGIDISAETPKVLTVEAVRASDVVITMGCGDTCPVFPGRRYLDWRLDDPAGQGVDAFRPIRDEIERRIRGLLADLDG, encoded by the coding sequence ATGAGCACCGCCACGCCGCGTCCGTCCGTACTGTTCGTCTGTGTCCACAACGCCGGGCGGTCCCAGATGGCCGCCGCGTTCCTCACCCACCTCGCGGGCGACAGGGTCGAAGTCCGTTCGGCCGGCTCCGCTCCCGCCGGCACGGTCAATCCGGCGGTCGTCGACGCGATGGAGGAAGTCGGCATCGACATCTCGGCGGAGACTCCGAAGGTGCTGACCGTGGAAGCGGTGCGGGCGTCCGACGTCGTGATCACCATGGGCTGCGGCGACACCTGCCCGGTCTTCCCCGGCAGGCGGTACCTCGACTGGCGGCTCGACGACCCGGCGGGGCAGGGCGTCGACGCCTTCCGGCCGATCCGCGACGAGATCGAGCGGCGCATCCGTGGCCTGCTGGCCGATCTGGACGGCTGA
- a CDS encoding superoxide dismutase, with protein sequence MAVYTLPELPYDYAALEPVINPEIVELHHDKHHAAYVKGANDTLEQLAEARDKESWGSVNGLEKSLAFHLSGHILHSIYWHNMTGDGGGEPLAADGVGDLADAITESFGSFAGFKAQLTKAAATTQGSGWGVLAYEPLSGRLIVEQVYDHQGNVGQGSTPVLVFDAWEHAFYLQYKNQKVDFVDAMWAVVNWQDVAKRYAAAKERGDSLLLAP encoded by the coding sequence ATGGCGGTTTACACGCTCCCGGAGCTTCCCTACGACTACGCGGCGCTCGAACCGGTCATCAACCCGGAGATCGTCGAGCTGCACCACGACAAGCACCACGCCGCGTACGTCAAGGGCGCGAACGACACCCTGGAGCAGCTCGCGGAGGCCCGCGACAAGGAGTCCTGGGGCTCCGTCAACGGCCTGGAGAAGAGCCTGGCCTTTCACCTCTCCGGGCACATCCTGCACTCGATCTACTGGCACAACATGACCGGCGACGGCGGTGGCGAGCCGCTGGCCGCGGACGGCGTGGGTGACCTCGCGGACGCCATCACGGAGTCCTTCGGCTCGTTCGCCGGCTTCAAGGCCCAGCTCACCAAGGCCGCCGCCACCACCCAGGGCTCCGGCTGGGGCGTCCTCGCGTACGAGCCGCTCAGCGGGCGCCTGATCGTCGAGCAGGTCTACGACCACCAGGGCAACGTCGGCCAGGGATCGACCCCGGTCCTCGTCTTCGACGCCTGGGAGCACGCCTTCTACCTGCAGTACAAGAACCAGAAGGTCGACTTCGTCGACGCCATGTGGGCCGTCGTCAACTGGCAGGACGTGGCGAAGCGTTACGCCGCCGCCAAGGAGCGCGGCGACAGCCTGCTCCTCGCCCCGTGA
- a CDS encoding LmeA family phospholipid-binding protein: MRRRWVKVLAVTVVVLAVLFVVADRTAVHFADKEAERLVKEKYGYANSTDSSVDVSIEGFPFLTQAMSGDFDHVTLNAGNFTVDTTSNRQGGYLNVDRLHLDLRGVNVSSLTARSAYADLATGTLTLSYEDLSGVLTRLGRGGGPLKVSRAPGSDGQAARIKVSGTVGGAALDSTGTLLAQGTEITVTVPGAERAGSAWRVDLPEGVDFSGARAGADGVEISLVGHQVTLGASRFGS, encoded by the coding sequence ATGAGGCGTCGATGGGTGAAGGTCCTGGCCGTCACGGTGGTGGTGCTCGCCGTGCTGTTCGTGGTCGCCGACCGGACGGCCGTGCATTTTGCGGACAAGGAGGCCGAGCGCCTCGTGAAGGAGAAGTACGGCTACGCGAACAGCACCGACTCCTCCGTGGACGTGTCGATCGAGGGATTTCCCTTTCTGACGCAGGCGATGAGCGGCGATTTCGATCACGTCACGCTGAACGCCGGGAACTTCACCGTCGACACCACGAGCAACAGGCAGGGCGGTTATCTGAACGTCGACCGTCTCCACCTCGACCTGCGGGGTGTGAACGTGTCGTCGCTGACGGCGCGCAGCGCCTATGCCGACCTGGCGACCGGCACCCTCACGCTCTCGTACGAGGACCTGTCCGGCGTGCTGACCCGACTGGGGCGCGGCGGCGGCCCGCTGAAGGTCTCCCGGGCTCCGGGTTCGGACGGTCAGGCGGCCCGGATCAAGGTCTCGGGCACGGTGGGCGGAGCGGCGCTGGACAGCACGGGGACGCTCCTCGCGCAGGGCACGGAGATCACGGTGACCGTTCCCGGCGCCGAACGGGCCGGTTCCGCCTGGCGGGTCGATCTCCCGGAAGGCGTGGACTTCAGCGGGGCCCGGGCCGGCGCGGACGGCGTCGAGATCAGCCTCGTCGGCCACCAGGTGACTCTGGGGGCGTCGCGCTTCGGCTCGTGA
- a CDS encoding SIMPL domain-containing protein — MAEIKEPWGLSVLGTGNVSAEPRLVQAKLAVDLLAPTPKEAFEQAGAAVVRLRAVLREHGIPDSDVSGSRLALQSEFKGYGADRTFLGYRCEATYTVQTEALDRLDVLMEDAVEAGANRVDEMHFDVLDKPALRDEARRRAVEAARRKAEVYADACGVRLGPVVHIQDVDPETVGMRGHGNRFGGDPESDGVFAPGTVRVEAAVLLGFGLLPDQGRGRGFPDHR; from the coding sequence ATGGCAGAGATCAAGGAGCCCTGGGGGCTCAGCGTGCTCGGTACGGGGAACGTGTCGGCGGAGCCCCGGCTCGTCCAGGCGAAGCTCGCGGTCGACCTCCTGGCGCCCACACCCAAGGAAGCCTTCGAGCAGGCCGGCGCGGCGGTTGTCAGGCTGCGGGCGGTCCTGCGGGAGCACGGGATACCCGACTCCGACGTATCCGGGTCACGCCTCGCCCTGCAGTCGGAATTCAAGGGCTACGGCGCGGACCGGACCTTTCTCGGCTACCGCTGCGAGGCGACGTACACCGTGCAGACCGAAGCCCTCGACCGGCTCGACGTCCTGATGGAGGACGCCGTCGAGGCGGGCGCGAACCGGGTCGACGAGATGCACTTCGACGTGCTCGACAAACCCGCGCTCCGGGACGAGGCCCGCCGCCGGGCGGTCGAGGCCGCACGGCGCAAGGCGGAGGTCTACGCGGACGCCTGCGGTGTGAGGCTCGGCCCCGTCGTGCACATCCAGGACGTCGACCCGGAAACGGTCGGGATGCGCGGTCATGGGAACCGCTTCGGAGGCGATCCCGAATCCGACGGTGTCTTCGCCCCGGGAACGGTGCGGGTCGAGGCCGCCG